One Paraburkholderia agricolaris genomic region harbors:
- a CDS encoding DMT family transporter translates to MASNEIRRGAAEMSMAMLMSGTIGWLVVSSQQSPFNVVFFRCIFGGATLALVCAVLGLFRRKLFSWKMLGLALLGGAAIVINWLLLFAAYSRASISMATAVYNTQPFMLVALGALVFRERISASTVAWLVVAFVGLVFVVKVEPAVLAVPGHYLVGVAYAVGAAAMYAISSIITKRLKGTPPHLIALIQVSLGVVMLAPFVRFDALPASGVQWLELIVLGIVNTGLMYVLLYGAIQKLPTSMTGALSFIYPVVAIIVDRVAFGQKLAWIQVLGAVLILLAAAGVNLGWRIVPQRRLSST, encoded by the coding sequence ATGGCGTCAAATGAGATTCGCCGCGGCGCGGCGGAAATGAGCATGGCCATGCTGATGTCCGGCACCATCGGCTGGCTGGTGGTGTCGTCGCAGCAGAGCCCGTTCAATGTCGTGTTCTTTCGCTGCATCTTCGGCGGCGCGACGCTTGCGCTCGTGTGCGCGGTGCTCGGCCTGTTCAGGCGCAAGCTCTTTTCGTGGAAGATGCTCGGCCTCGCGCTGCTTGGCGGCGCGGCGATCGTCATCAACTGGCTGTTGCTGTTCGCAGCCTATTCACGTGCGTCGATTTCGATGGCAACGGCCGTCTATAACACGCAGCCGTTTATGCTGGTCGCGCTCGGCGCATTGGTGTTTCGCGAGCGCATCAGCGCGTCGACTGTAGCCTGGCTGGTGGTCGCGTTTGTCGGTCTCGTGTTCGTGGTGAAGGTTGAACCGGCGGTGTTGGCGGTGCCGGGTCATTATCTGGTCGGGGTTGCCTATGCCGTGGGCGCGGCGGCGATGTATGCGATTTCGTCGATCATCACGAAGCGCCTGAAGGGCACGCCGCCGCATCTGATTGCGTTGATCCAGGTATCGCTCGGCGTCGTGATGCTGGCGCCGTTTGTGCGCTTCGACGCGCTGCCGGCCAGTGGCGTGCAGTGGCTCGAATTGATCGTGCTCGGTATCGTCAATACGGGACTCATGTACGTGCTGCTCTACGGGGCAATCCAGAAGCTGCCGACCTCGATGACCGGTGCGTTGTCGTTCATCTATCCGGTGGTGGCGATCATTGTCGACCGGGTTGCGTTCGGGCAGAAGCTCGCATGGATTCAGGTGCTCGGCGCGGTGCTGATCCTGCTCGCGGCGGCCGGCGTGAATCTCGGCTGGCGGATCGTGCCGCAAAGACGCCTGTCCTCAACCTGA
- a CDS encoding MBL fold metallo-hydrolase, producing the protein MITLPESIRVFERGWLSSNNVLLVDDTCAALVDTGYATHAPQTVALVKQALGARALDLIVNTHLHSDHCGGNALLQSTWPCRTAIPASEADAVRDWDETRLTFRATGQRCERFTFTGTIAPGAQLRLGALDWQVLGAPGHDPHSLMLYCASERILISADALWENGFGVIFPELEGESGFAEEQAVLEAIAKLNVRLVIPGHGSPFTNVDEALERAFSRVAWLRADPARNAKNALKVLIVFKLLEVRAMRFDTVLQMLDDAAVMHAAASMLKPRGEWSTLVHAIVEELAAQNGPLEIDGERIVARRG; encoded by the coding sequence ATGATCACACTGCCTGAATCGATTCGAGTTTTCGAACGCGGCTGGCTTTCGTCGAACAACGTACTGCTGGTTGACGACACGTGCGCCGCGCTGGTCGATACCGGCTACGCGACGCACGCGCCGCAAACCGTCGCGCTGGTGAAGCAGGCGCTCGGTGCGCGCGCGCTCGATCTGATCGTCAACACACACCTGCATTCGGATCACTGCGGCGGCAACGCGCTATTGCAGTCGACATGGCCGTGCCGTACCGCGATTCCCGCATCCGAAGCCGACGCGGTGCGCGACTGGGACGAAACCCGTCTGACGTTTCGCGCCACCGGCCAGCGCTGCGAGCGCTTCACCTTCACCGGGACGATCGCACCCGGCGCGCAATTGCGGCTCGGCGCGCTCGACTGGCAGGTGCTCGGCGCGCCGGGCCACGATCCGCATTCGTTGATGCTGTACTGCGCGAGCGAACGCATCCTGATCAGTGCGGACGCGCTGTGGGAAAACGGCTTTGGCGTGATCTTTCCCGAACTGGAAGGTGAAAGCGGTTTCGCCGAAGAACAGGCGGTTCTCGAAGCCATCGCGAAGCTCAACGTGCGGCTTGTGATTCCAGGGCACGGCTCGCCCTTCACGAACGTCGACGAGGCGCTTGAGCGGGCGTTTTCACGCGTCGCGTGGCTACGGGCCGACCCGGCGCGTAACGCGAAGAATGCGTTGAAGGTGTTGATCGTGTTCAAGCTGCTCGAAGTTCGCGCGATGCGCTTCGACACCGTGCTGCAAATGCTCGATGACGCCGCCGTGATGCACGCCGCCGCATCGATGCTCAAGCCGCGCGGCGAATGGTCCACGCTGGTGCATGCGATCGTTGAGGAATTGGCGGCGCAGAACGGGCCATTGGAAATCGACGGCGAGCGTATCGTCGCGCGCCGGGGTTGA
- a CDS encoding MaoC family dehydratase — MNAAPRIVTVGETFSSTLELSAESVKSFATLVNDLNPLHHDDAYAAQSRFGGLIASGTQPTAYFMALLATHFSTYAQPLGLEFDIKLKKAVHADDTLTITWRVRDAYWKPSLNGDLTHLEGSVVNQRGDTMLIGTSTILVMAKSEASAETNANTNAP; from the coding sequence ATGAACGCCGCGCCTCGCATCGTGACGGTCGGCGAAACGTTCAGCTCGACGCTCGAACTCTCGGCGGAATCGGTGAAATCGTTCGCCACGCTCGTCAACGACCTCAACCCGCTGCATCACGACGACGCCTATGCCGCGCAAAGCCGCTTCGGCGGTTTGATCGCATCGGGCACGCAACCCACCGCGTATTTCATGGCGCTGCTGGCCACCCATTTTTCAACCTACGCGCAGCCGCTCGGACTCGAGTTCGATATCAAGCTGAAGAAAGCGGTCCACGCGGACGATACGCTGACGATCACCTGGCGTGTGCGCGACGCTTACTGGAAGCCGAGTCTGAACGGCGATCTGACGCATCTCGAAGGAAGCGTGGTGAATCAGCGTGGCGACACCATGCTAATCGGCACGTCGACCATTCTTGTGATGGCGAAATCCGAAGCGTCGGCGGAAACGAACGCGAACACAAACGCACCATGA
- a CDS encoding DUF1289 domain-containing protein has protein sequence MTAGIDNEDDEAAVPSPCISVCRMDASTGWCEGCLRTIDEIAGWSLFDDDAKRTVWNAIEERHAEFMARQAKVQR, from the coding sequence ATGACAGCGGGCATCGACAACGAAGACGACGAGGCCGCCGTGCCGTCACCCTGCATCAGCGTGTGCAGGATGGACGCCTCCACCGGCTGGTGCGAAGGCTGTTTGCGCACCATCGACGAAATCGCCGGCTGGTCGTTGTTCGACGACGACGCGAAGCGCACGGTCTGGAACGCGATCGAGGAACGTCACGCGGAATTCATGGCCAGACAGGCAAAGGTCCAGCGATGA
- a CDS encoding YbaK/EbsC family protein produces the protein MTDHASLEPDDLTALPDSARRVAQLLRERGHAGRIVMLPETGKTSAEAAAGLGCSVAQIAKSILFRRREDDAPVLVVASGANRVDEKKVAAQVGEIGRADAKFVREKTGYAIGGVCPIGHATEPVTLIDADLLALDSLWAAAGHPHAVFNLTAQELIALTGAPVIDVALRETA, from the coding sequence ATGACGGACCACGCTTCTCTCGAACCAGACGATCTCACCGCGTTGCCCGATTCCGCACGCCGCGTCGCGCAGTTGTTGCGCGAACGCGGCCACGCGGGCCGGATCGTGATGCTGCCGGAAACCGGCAAGACGTCCGCCGAAGCTGCTGCCGGCCTCGGCTGTTCGGTTGCGCAGATCGCCAAATCGATCCTGTTTCGCCGCCGCGAAGACGACGCACCGGTGCTAGTGGTTGCGAGCGGCGCGAATCGCGTCGACGAAAAGAAGGTTGCGGCGCAAGTCGGCGAGATCGGCCGTGCGGATGCGAAGTTCGTGCGCGAGAAAACCGGCTATGCAATCGGCGGCGTGTGCCCGATCGGCCATGCCACGGAACCCGTCACGCTGATCGATGCCGATCTGCTGGCGCTCGATAGTCTGTGGGCGGCGGCAGGTCATCCGCACGCCGTGTTCAATCTGACGGCGCAGGAGTTGATTGCGCTCACGGGCGCGCCGGTGATCGACGTGGCGCTGCGCGAGACGGCGTGA
- a CDS encoding hydroxymethylglutaryl-CoA lyase codes for MALPQRVKIVEVGPRDGLQNEKEFVPTAVKIELINRLAAAGFRNVEAASFVSPKWVPQMADGADVMAGIDRRAGTIYSVLTPNLRGFEGALAARADEIVIFGAASEAFSQKNINCSIAESIDRFAPVAQAAKEHGLRIRGSVSCALGCPYQGEVPVASVVDVVERFAALGCDEIDIADTIGVGTPKRTREVFEAVTRVFPRERLSGHFHDTYGQALANIYAALQEGIEIYHASVAGLGGCPYAKGATGNVATEDVLYLMNGLGIETGIDLAQVVAIGDFISTSIGRPNVSRAGKALLAKARSEQANCV; via the coding sequence ATGGCCTTGCCACAACGCGTCAAAATCGTCGAAGTCGGTCCGCGTGACGGACTGCAGAACGAAAAAGAATTCGTCCCCACCGCGGTCAAGATCGAACTGATCAACCGCCTGGCGGCGGCGGGCTTTCGCAACGTCGAAGCCGCGTCGTTCGTCTCGCCAAAATGGGTGCCGCAAATGGCCGATGGCGCCGACGTGATGGCCGGCATCGACCGCCGGGCCGGCACGATCTACTCGGTGCTGACGCCGAACCTGCGCGGCTTCGAAGGCGCACTCGCCGCGCGCGCGGATGAGATCGTGATCTTCGGCGCGGCCAGCGAAGCGTTCTCGCAGAAGAACATCAATTGCAGCATCGCGGAAAGCATCGATCGATTCGCACCGGTCGCGCAGGCAGCGAAGGAACACGGCCTGCGAATTCGCGGCAGCGTGTCGTGCGCGCTCGGTTGCCCGTACCAGGGCGAGGTGCCGGTCGCGTCGGTGGTCGATGTGGTCGAACGTTTCGCGGCGCTCGGCTGCGACGAAATCGATATCGCGGACACCATCGGCGTCGGTACGCCGAAGCGCACGCGCGAAGTGTTCGAGGCGGTCACCAGAGTGTTCCCGCGCGAACGTCTGTCGGGGCACTTCCACGACACCTATGGGCAAGCGCTCGCGAACATCTACGCCGCGTTGCAGGAAGGCATCGAGATCTATCACGCGTCAGTGGCTGGGCTTGGCGGCTGTCCGTATGCCAAGGGCGCAACCGGCAATGTCGCGACCGAAGACGTGCTGTATCTGATGAACGGCCTCGGCATTGAAACCGGCATCGACCTCGCGCAAGTCGTCGCGATCGGCGATTTCATTTCCACGTCGATTGGCCGGCCGAACGTGTCGCGCGCCGGCAAGGCCCTGCTTGCCAAAGCACGCAGCGAACAGGCCAACTGCGTTTGA
- a CDS encoding 2-hydroxyacid dehydrogenase produces the protein MKILFYMQHANAAAWLHDFARALPEAELREWQPGDTAPADFAVVWRPPREMLAGRDDLRAIFNLGAGVDAILGLEHEQPGTLPRNAQLIRLEDTGMALQMAEYVTHAVLRYLRRFDEYQTLQTERRWEVLDPHPRDTFTVGVLGLGVLGAHVAQAVAAFGMPVRGYSRNARQIDGITTFAGDAQFDAFLDGVKVLVNLLPHTPDTGDVLNRHTFSKLAKGAYLINVARGGHLVEQDLLEALACGQIAAATLDVFREEPLPPDHLFWREPRITITPHMSALTLREESVAQVAQKMVALTRGETVSGVVNIERGY, from the coding sequence ATGAAAATCCTCTTCTACATGCAGCATGCCAACGCCGCCGCGTGGCTTCACGACTTCGCCCGCGCCCTGCCGGAGGCCGAACTGCGCGAATGGCAGCCCGGCGACACCGCACCCGCCGATTTCGCGGTCGTGTGGCGTCCGCCGCGTGAGATGCTGGCCGGCCGCGACGATCTGCGCGCGATCTTCAATCTCGGCGCGGGCGTCGATGCGATTCTCGGGCTCGAACACGAGCAACCCGGCACGCTGCCGCGCAACGCCCAGTTGATCCGGCTCGAAGACACCGGCATGGCTCTGCAGATGGCCGAATATGTAACGCATGCCGTGCTGCGCTATCTGCGCCGTTTCGACGAATATCAGACGCTGCAAACCGAGCGCCGCTGGGAAGTGCTCGATCCGCACCCACGCGACACCTTCACGGTTGGCGTGCTCGGTCTCGGCGTGCTTGGTGCGCACGTCGCGCAAGCGGTCGCGGCGTTCGGCATGCCGGTGCGCGGGTATAGCCGCAACGCGCGGCAAATCGACGGCATCACGACCTTTGCCGGCGACGCGCAGTTCGACGCGTTTCTCGACGGCGTGAAGGTGCTGGTGAATCTGTTGCCGCATACGCCGGATACGGGCGACGTGCTGAACCGGCATACTTTCTCGAAGCTTGCGAAGGGTGCCTATCTGATCAACGTCGCACGCGGCGGGCATCTGGTCGAACAGGATCTGCTTGAAGCGCTCGCCTGTGGCCAGATCGCCGCCGCGACGCTGGACGTGTTCCGCGAAGAACCGTTGCCGCCCGATCATCTGTTCTGGCGGGAACCGCGCATCACGATTACGCCGCACATGTCGGCGCTCACCTTGCGCGAAGAGAGCGTCGCGCAAGTCGCACAGAAGATGGTGGCGCTCACGCGCGGCGAGACGGTGAGCGGCGTGGTCAATATCGAACGTGGATACTGA
- a CDS encoding RBBP9/YdeN family alpha/beta hydrolase — protein sequence MLSCTKSTWPPRLVTVPGLHGSEGAHWQTWLERQFARSLRVEQADWDAPDVALWAKSLRDLLARERGPFVLAAHSFGCLATAHALQQASYANDVVGVLFVAPASPQKFAFAGPFDARRLGVPSILIGSETDPWMTLAGSRDLAQRFGSAFVNLGDAGHINTAAGFGPWPRAKYFVDTLVHCAAPLRFREETLEVAQHAFV from the coding sequence ATGCTTTCATGCACCAAATCGACATGGCCGCCGCGGCTAGTCACCGTTCCCGGTCTGCACGGCAGCGAGGGCGCGCACTGGCAAACCTGGCTCGAACGGCAATTCGCGCGCTCGCTGCGCGTCGAGCAGGCCGACTGGGATGCACCGGACGTCGCGCTGTGGGCGAAGTCGCTGCGCGATCTGCTCGCGCGCGAACGTGGCCCGTTCGTACTGGCCGCCCACAGCTTCGGTTGCCTCGCGACCGCGCACGCGTTGCAGCAGGCGTCGTATGCGAACGATGTAGTTGGCGTGCTGTTCGTCGCGCCGGCGAGCCCGCAGAAATTTGCCTTCGCCGGACCGTTCGACGCGCGACGTCTCGGCGTGCCGTCGATTCTGATCGGCAGCGAAACCGATCCGTGGATGACGCTCGCCGGTTCGCGCGATCTCGCGCAGCGCTTCGGCAGCGCGTTCGTCAATCTGGGCGACGCAGGTCACATCAACACCGCCGCGGGATTCGGCCCATGGCCGCGTGCCAAGTATTTCGTGGACACCCTGGTGCATTGCGCGGCGCCGCTGCGCTTTCGCGAGGAGACGCTCGAGGTCGCGCAGCATGCGTTCGTTTGA
- a CDS encoding sulfate ABC transporter substrate-binding protein, protein MAGNTGTSRWLAAGMTAITLALGGVSTAHADTSLLNVSYDVTRELYKDINAGFIAAYKQKSGETVSIRQSHGASSAQALSVLQGLQADVVTMNQPNDIDLLAEKGQLVPANWRARLPDDSAPYTTTMVFLVRKGNPKHIKDWDDLAKPGVQVVIANPKTSGNGRYAYLAAWGYRKQHGGSDAQALDFEKAIFKNVPVLDTGGRGATTTFTQRGIGDVLVTFENEVSLIDTGVGAGNFEAVYPSVSLLAAPPVSIVDKVVDKRGTRKEAQAYLDYLWSPAAQEIIAEHHLRPRDKNVLAKHAGEFKPIKTFTVEEMFGSWQKAQQTHFSDGGTFDQIIVDKK, encoded by the coding sequence ATGGCAGGCAACACGGGGACATCGCGCTGGCTGGCAGCCGGCATGACGGCAATCACGCTCGCGCTCGGCGGCGTATCCACGGCACACGCGGACACGTCGCTGCTGAATGTGTCGTACGACGTGACGCGCGAGCTGTACAAGGACATCAACGCCGGCTTCATTGCGGCATATAAGCAGAAGAGCGGCGAGACCGTTTCGATTCGCCAGTCGCATGGCGCGTCGAGCGCGCAGGCGCTGTCGGTGCTGCAAGGACTGCAGGCCGACGTCGTGACGATGAACCAGCCGAACGACATCGACCTGCTCGCGGAAAAGGGCCAGCTGGTGCCCGCCAACTGGCGCGCGCGTCTGCCTGACGACAGCGCGCCGTACACCACGACGATGGTGTTCCTCGTGCGCAAGGGCAATCCGAAGCACATCAAGGACTGGGACGACCTCGCCAAACCGGGCGTGCAAGTGGTGATCGCCAATCCGAAGACTTCGGGCAACGGCCGCTACGCGTATCTGGCGGCATGGGGTTATCGCAAGCAGCACGGTGGCAGCGATGCGCAGGCACTCGACTTCGAAAAGGCCATCTTCAAGAACGTGCCGGTGCTCGACACGGGCGGCCGCGGCGCGACTACGACCTTCACGCAACGCGGTATCGGCGACGTGCTGGTGACGTTCGAAAACGAAGTGTCGTTGATCGACACGGGTGTCGGCGCAGGCAATTTCGAAGCGGTGTATCCGTCGGTGAGCCTGCTGGCCGCGCCGCCGGTTTCGATCGTCGACAAGGTGGTCGACAAGCGCGGCACGCGCAAGGAAGCGCAGGCGTATCTCGACTATCTGTGGTCGCCGGCCGCGCAGGAAATCATTGCGGAACATCATCTGCGTCCGCGTGACAAGAACGTGCTCGCCAAGCACGCGGGCGAATTCAAGCCGATCAAGACCTTCACGGTCGAAGAGATGTTCGGCAGCTGGCAGAAAGCGCAGCAAACGCATTTCTCTGACGGCGGCACGTTCGATCAGATCATCGTCGACAAGAAGTAA
- the bioB gene encoding biotin synthase BioB → MTQLNIAPTPADTAASNQNANHAAAGAKPMAKWRVADIVALYELPFSDLMFRAQQTHREHFDANTVQLSTLLSIKTGGCEEDCAYCPQSVHHDTGLQADKLMPVDEVLAAARAAKQNGATRFCMGAAWRNPKDRHLEPIKDMIRGVKAMGLETCVTLGMLETHQAQGLREAGLDYYNHNLDTSPEFYGQIISTRTYQDRLDTLERVRDAGINVCCGGIVGLGESRRERAGLIAQLANMEPYPESVPINNLVQVEGTPLTGTEAIDPFEFVRTIAVARITMPRAMVRLSAGREQMDEALQALCFLAGANSIFYGDQLLTTSNPQAEADRKLLERLGIRAEAAQQMPQDQNGCEQGCAHEHNTHAAPN, encoded by the coding sequence ATGACGCAACTGAACATCGCTCCGACGCCTGCCGATACGGCCGCCTCCAACCAGAACGCCAACCACGCCGCCGCAGGCGCCAAGCCGATGGCCAAATGGCGTGTCGCCGACATCGTCGCGCTGTACGAACTGCCGTTCAGCGACCTGATGTTCCGCGCGCAGCAAACCCATCGCGAACACTTCGACGCGAACACGGTGCAACTTTCGACGCTGCTGTCGATCAAGACCGGCGGCTGCGAAGAAGATTGCGCATACTGTCCGCAGTCGGTGCATCACGACACGGGGCTGCAGGCCGACAAGCTGATGCCGGTCGATGAAGTACTGGCTGCCGCCAGGGCCGCGAAGCAAAACGGTGCGACGCGCTTCTGCATGGGCGCGGCGTGGCGCAATCCGAAGGACCGCCACCTCGAGCCGATCAAGGACATGATCCGCGGCGTGAAGGCGATGGGTCTCGAAACCTGCGTGACCCTCGGCATGCTGGAAACGCATCAGGCACAAGGTCTGCGCGAAGCGGGCCTCGATTACTACAACCACAACCTCGATACGTCGCCGGAGTTCTACGGCCAGATCATTTCGACGCGCACCTATCAGGACCGCCTCGACACGCTGGAACGCGTACGCGATGCGGGCATCAACGTGTGCTGCGGCGGGATTGTCGGGCTGGGCGAATCGCGCCGCGAGCGCGCCGGCCTGATCGCGCAACTGGCGAACATGGAGCCGTATCCGGAATCGGTGCCGATCAACAACCTGGTGCAGGTGGAAGGCACGCCGCTGACCGGCACCGAAGCGATCGATCCGTTCGAGTTCGTCCGCACGATTGCGGTTGCACGCATTACGATGCCGCGCGCGATGGTACGTCTGTCGGCAGGACGCGAACAGATGGACGAAGCGTTGCAGGCCTTGTGCTTCCTCGCCGGCGCAAACTCGATTTTCTACGGCGACCAGTTGCTGACCACCAGCAACCCGCAAGCCGAAGCGGACCGCAAGCTGCTCGAACGGCTGGGTATCCGCGCGGAAGCGGCGCAACAGATGCCGCAGGATCAGAACGGTTGCGAACAGGGCTGCGCGCATGAGCACAACACGCACGCAGCACCGAACTAA
- the bioD gene encoding dethiobiotin synthase: protein MSSPNQSALSLFVTGTDTEIGKTFVSAALLRGFVREGLQAAAMKPIAAGAFEVNGVLHNEDADQLDAASSVLLPPAIRTPYLLKEPAAPHIAAALENVTFDLDHIVACHRQAVQQAEIVVVEGVGGFRVPLTATQDTADLAVELKLPVVLVVGMRLGCISHALLTAEAIAARGLTLAGWVANRVDPAMTFPDENIASIREHLAREYDAPLLGIVPHLNPASPELAADQLDINRLLQTLRHAQR from the coding sequence ATGAGTAGCCCGAATCAAAGCGCACTGTCGCTATTCGTCACCGGCACCGATACGGAAATCGGCAAGACCTTTGTGTCCGCGGCACTCCTGCGCGGTTTCGTTCGCGAGGGCCTGCAAGCCGCCGCGATGAAGCCGATTGCCGCCGGTGCGTTCGAAGTGAACGGTGTATTGCATAACGAAGACGCGGATCAACTCGACGCCGCGTCGAGCGTCCTGCTGCCACCGGCGATTCGCACGCCGTATCTGCTGAAAGAACCCGCGGCACCGCATATCGCCGCCGCGCTGGAAAACGTCACGTTCGATCTCGATCACATCGTCGCTTGCCATCGGCAGGCTGTGCAGCAGGCGGAGATCGTCGTGGTCGAAGGCGTCGGCGGTTTTCGCGTGCCGCTGACCGCCACGCAAGACACCGCCGATCTCGCTGTCGAGCTGAAGCTGCCGGTCGTGCTGGTGGTCGGCATGCGCCTCGGCTGCATCAGCCACGCATTGCTCACCGCCGAAGCGATCGCCGCGCGTGGGTTGACGCTCGCCGGCTGGGTGGCGAATCGCGTCGATCCGGCCATGACGTTCCCCGATGAAAACATCGCCTCGATTCGCGAGCATCTGGCGCGCGAATACGACGCGCCCCTGCTCGGCATCGTGCCGCATTTGAACCCGGCTTCGCCCGAGCTCGCGGCGGATCAACTCGACATCAACCGACTCCTGCAGACGCTGCGCCACGCGCAGCGCTGA
- the bioF gene encoding 8-amino-7-oxononanoate synthase, translated as MHLLDTLTEGLKEIDARGLRRRRRTADTPCAAHMTVDGRAIIGFASNDYLGLAAHPQLIAAIAEGAQRYGAGSGGSHLLGGHSRAHAQLEDDLAEFAGGFVDNARALYFSTGYMANLATLTALAGRGTTLFSDALNHASLIDGARLSRADVQIYPHCDTDALSAMLDASDADVKVIVSDTVFSMDGDIAPLARLLELAEQHGAWLIVDDAHGFGVLGPQGRGAIAQAALRSPNLISIGTLGKAAGVSGAFVVAHETVIEWLVQRARPYIFTTASVPAAAHAVSASLRIIGGEEGDARRAHLQQLIERTRAMLKATPWLPVDSHTAVQPLIIGANDATLDIAATLDRAGLWVPAIRPPTVPVGTSRLRISLSAAHSQADLDRLEAGLQQLEAKAA; from the coding sequence ATGCATCTGCTCGACACACTTACCGAAGGCCTCAAGGAGATCGACGCGCGCGGTCTGCGTCGTCGCCGCCGTACGGCCGACACGCCGTGCGCCGCGCACATGACGGTCGACGGCCGCGCAATCATCGGCTTCGCCAGTAACGACTATCTCGGTCTCGCCGCACATCCGCAACTGATCGCGGCCATCGCCGAAGGCGCACAACGCTACGGCGCAGGCAGCGGTGGTTCGCATCTGCTCGGCGGCCACTCGCGCGCGCATGCGCAACTGGAAGACGATCTGGCCGAGTTCGCCGGCGGCTTCGTCGACAATGCACGCGCGCTCTACTTCAGCACCGGCTACATGGCGAATCTCGCGACGCTCACCGCGCTCGCGGGCCGCGGCACGACACTCTTCTCGGATGCGCTGAATCACGCGTCGCTGATCGACGGCGCGCGCCTGTCGCGCGCCGACGTGCAGATCTATCCGCACTGCGACACGGATGCTCTGAGCGCGATGCTCGACGCGTCGGATGCGGACGTCAAAGTCATCGTCTCCGATACCGTGTTCAGCATGGACGGCGATATCGCCCCGCTCGCGCGTTTGCTCGAACTCGCGGAACAACACGGCGCATGGCTGATCGTCGACGATGCGCACGGTTTCGGCGTGCTCGGCCCGCAAGGTCGCGGCGCCATCGCCCAGGCCGCGTTGCGCTCGCCGAATCTGATTTCGATCGGCACGCTCGGCAAGGCGGCGGGCGTATCCGGCGCATTCGTCGTCGCGCATGAGACCGTGATCGAATGGCTCGTGCAGCGCGCGCGTCCGTATATCTTCACGACCGCGTCGGTGCCTGCTGCGGCGCATGCGGTGTCAGCGAGTCTGCGGATCATCGGTGGCGAAGAAGGTGACGCGCGGCGCGCCCATCTCCAGCAACTGATCGAACGCACACGCGCGATGCTGAAGGCCACGCCGTGGCTGCCGGTCGATTCGCACACCGCCGTGCAACCGCTGATCATCGGCGCGAACGACGCGACGCTCGATATCGCGGCGACGCTCGATCGCGCGGGTCTCTGGGTGCCGGCGATCCGTCCGCCGACCGTGCCCGTGGGTACGTCGCGGCTACGCATTTCGCTTTCCGCCGCGCATTCGCAAGCGGATCTGGACCGGCTCGAAGCGGGCTTGCAACAACTCGAAGCGAAGGCGGCATGA